The nucleotide sequence CTAATACACCTGCCTACAAAATGTGTCAGTCACAGATGTTCCAAGCAGTTCAGAATAGATACTTATCTGCATCTGCTACAGTTTTTGTGTTTTTGCAAAATTATGCAGCAGTATATGATAGGAGTGAAGCACCTGCATCCCTTAACTGTTCGTTTCCAGACTTCTGAGGGAGACGGGTTGGTAGAACTATTCTGTGGAAATTCACACATTCTTTGGACTCCATTGACATGCTTTCAATTTGCTAATTAAGTTTTTCATTTACAAGTAAATATGTACAATCTGGCAGTTACAGTTGCCAGTGAAAAACTATAGCTGAATTTCCCAAAGCATAGGTAGTGTTGAATTACATCAGCCTGTTTTTATTTAACGAAGAAACGGTTCTAATATTTGTGGGATTTAATTCAGATGGGAATTTGTATCAAGAAGCTTGCAGCAGACTTTGGTTAGCCCTGCCTTGGCGCTCGTTGTAGTGGAGAGGGGACGAAAAGCTTTCCCTGTGCAATGTGGGCACAATGCCAGTCTTCTGTGTAAAGGCTCTGAAGCTAGGGATATACATTAAACTCTCTAAAATAGGAATGGCACCAGCATAGCCTGCTCTCTTCAATGCCATCCAGCAGAACAAGCCTAGTGGGCCCGTGCACCTTCCCAATATGGCCAAGTGGCTTTGATGCTGTGGCTCTAAAAAACTAACACCCGTCAAAGGAGCATCAGTGTCTTTTGGGTGAtcttttcctttagaaaatgtCAGTGCTCTTTAATGCCAAATCTTCCCTGGTGTttggtgggtgcactgggctaAAGGAGAGTGGGGATAAAGGAGCTCTGAGCCCACTCTGTCCCCCAGAACAGGATCATCAGTAATAGGACACAATATCCTGCTGACACTTCAAAATGCTAGGAGAGGGCTCAGCTACCATTCACACCTGAGATCCAAGAGGGAGTGGTTTCTTGGTTAGGTGGATAGTCAGAAGCAGCACTATGGATGTCTCTGATTTGCCCCACCCATTTTGCTTTGTACAGGCAGAATGGTTGTGGAATCAGCACGGGTCTGCTTATTTCCCCTCAGCATGCCAGGGCAAAAGCTAGCCCTTAGCTTGCAGATATGCAAAGAATGTTTAAAATGAGGCTTTAAAGAAGTTTAGCTTTCCATAAATATCATATTGCATAGATAACAGTGTAACTACTGGTAACAACATTGCCATGGTTTTCACTTGCATTCATATGTTTACTTCCTATGTGTGGATTTTAATCTAACAGCCACGTTAATTGACGGGGTACCACTAAAACAGCCAAGTAAACGGAGTCTGTTTAAATGAGTTTTCTATTTGAGATATTTGAGCACAGTCCCTGAATGTAACTGTTACAATGAACAAAACGTGAGTTTCAGTTCAGGATTGCCGATAACAACATTTTTCTTCCTCAGGAAGACTACGATCGTCTGAGACCTTTATCTTATCCTATGACGGATGTCTTCCTTATCTGCTTCTCAGTGGTAAATCCAGCCTCATTTCAAAATGTGAAGGAGGAGTGGGTACCAGAGCTAAAGGAATATGCACCTAATGTACCCTTTTTATTCGTAGGAACCCAGGTACAtctggttttattttgcttgttttatttaaataatccaGATCATCTAACGTGTGCTTTCTTTGAGCCCAAGGCCCCTGCAGCAGGATCCAAATAACTCCCTTTCTCTGACTTCAACTGGAAGAGTTAGACCTAGCCTACACCTATAACTTAGGTAGACATAGCTACgttactcagggctgtgaaatatttcacgccctgagcactgtagttagGACATAAGTACATGagaatggtctgacccagtttggccaatggTCCTACTAGCACACTATCCTATCTTTTGACAGTGGCGGATATCAGATgctccagaaggaatgaacagcacagggcaattattgactgatccatcccgttgtccagttccatcttctggcagtcagaagtttggGGACACCCAGAACATAGGGCTGTGTCCCTGatgatcttggctaatagccactgatggacctatacctccatgaacttatctaattcttttttgaacccagttatacttttggccttcacaacatcccctggtaatgagttccacaggttgactgtgcattgtgtgaagtagttcAGTTAGTAGTTTTGttagtttaaacctgctgcctgttaattttatagagtgacccctggtttttgtgttatgtgagggaataaataacacttctctgttcatttttttttattcacaccagtcatgattttatagatctcaatcatatccccccttagttgtctcttttctaagctgaagtCTTAATATTTAACTTCTCTGCATATGGAAGATGTCCATACCCCAAATCAATTTTGTTGTCCTTCTGTCCTTTTTCCAGTTCTAGTActatacatcttttttgagatggggagaccagaattgTATGCAGTATAAGGTGTGGCtgtagatttatatagtggcattgtgctATTTTCTTTCAGACCTTCCTTCTTATTAGAAAACCTAACCCCAAATGTAGACAGACATAAGGTTAATGGAAAGAGTCTTCCACTGACCCTAGGTACTGCctttcagagaggtggattaattacatccatggaaaaactccttccGTTGATGTAGGAAGCGTCTATACTATGctgctgtagcgtagacatgACCTTGCTCACATCCGACAGTAGGAAAACAGGGTCACTTGTGTTCTAACTACTCCTGAGTGAATAACCGATTCTTCAGTTTGTTAGCCATACTGAAAAAAACTAAAATTACATATTGGGTAGacttaaaatgaatttttttctaaatttttggtgaactgaaaagttgaagaaaattattgtTTGAGTGatacaaaatgtttagtttgacattttaaaaactttttaaaaataaatttcaaaacaaatttgtttagaTTGTATAcacttcatttagaaaatgtcaaaacaaaatgtttcaaatttatgggaattttttttaggtttttgtttttttcccccaaactaaATCAATTTGGTGAACTCcccatgaatttgcaaaatgtttccatcaaCCTGGATctgtatttttcagtgaaaagttttggccaaaaaatgtcacccagctccaGAGTTATCttcattctattaaaaaaaatgcatcatgtTACACAAGCACTTGAGGCTGCTGAGCAGGGGTCTGGGATTACAAGCATTACTCTTCAGGtaactcactgaaatcaacaggattacTAGTCACATAATTGGGCCCCACATTACTCGCATAACCATGTGCCATGGCTAACAGTCCTATCCAATACCCATTGAAACTAATGGAGAGACTTCTCTTGATTTCAACGGACACTGGATTTATAAGGAACCAGGGCATAGGCAGTCTGACTTAGCGGTCATGGTGGACTGGTGTCCACATGTCAAAGATGGCCATGAGGCGGTAGTCAGAGAGCAAGGATCAGAGTAGTCACTAGAGCTGGTATCAACAGGAAAGAGTCAGgctcagagtcaggctggggttgGAGGCCAGAGATCAGAAAGCAAGGTGAGGTCTGGAGTCACAGCATGCCAGAAGTCTGCATGATTGCCtagacaacttcctggggcaccctccagggttaaatagtgAGCATGAGCCAATCAGAAGGTCACAGGGTGCTGTCACCATAGTGCTCCTTGGATGTGGTGCTGCATGGCCTCTCAGTAGCAACATGGGATTATCAGATGACCTAGGGTCCACAGTCCCAGGTTCTAGTCCCACGGATTCTTACAGGATTATGGTCTAAACAGAAACAGCTCAAATTTCCCCAGCATGTATTGGATTAATCCTGCCCCTCCTGTGTTCATTGGTGATTCTGGAGTGTCACACTGAAGTTAAGGAAAAAGAGCTGAGAATAAATAACCCACCTACCCTGCCTTTTGGATACTCAGGTATTGGAGACCTTATCTACATTTTCATgtggcttttggatcaggccctagaacgGAGGACATGATATGGCTCAATGATTTCTATTTGACATGTGTGTAATCATTATGCAATATTATTACCATCTTTCCTACTAGATTGATCTTCGTGATGATCCAAAAACTTTAGCAAGATTGAATGATATGAAGGAGAAGCCTATATCTATGGAACAGGGACAGAAATTAGCAAAAGAGGTAAATCAGACACTCTAGGAGAAAAAAACCTGCTCCTACTTAACTTATTCTTGAttgcattttttcttcttctgtgctATTTTCATACTTACTCACCAGTCTAGATAACCAGCTTTTTATAAAATCACTGCTAACAAGCAGACTCGCTTAGATGTTTCTCTTTTAATAACAGTGTAAATCTTTTCAGTACAGAAGTCAATAATAATTATGAGTCagataattaattaaaatagggGATGTACCTATAGGCCATTAATCATTACAAAacactaactttttttaaaatgccaggtAGATGCTAGGCATTTTTATTTATagctcattttcagaaatgaatcTACAAGTTGGCCACAtaattttttcttcctgttctttAGCTGAAGCGTTTAGGACTATACAATCAACCCAAACAAGCTGCTTGTAACGCGCTTTCTTCAGAAACAGAACCTAAAGAAATGAATTCCAAAACTATCAAcaaaagacaaaagaaaggaaTACTTTGCTTTACAGGACACGGAACACATTGGGATGATTTTTCTAGGTCAAACACAAGGCTTTGGGGTGTTtctatcaaaacaaaaaaacctcaagagCTAACGAATAGATCTGAATATATGTAGCtattaaattcattattttttttgaCAGATAGGAGCCTGCTGCTATGTGGAGTGTTCAGCTTTAACACAGAAAGGACTGAAGACTGTTTTTGATGAAGCTATAATAGCCATTTTAACTCCAAAGAAACACACAGTGAAAAAAAGAATAGGATCAAGATGCATAAACTGCTGTTTGATCACGTGAGATGCATTTGACAATGGCCAGGCCTACTGTGAATTTCTATCAAATGTAAATGATACCGTACATAAGTACACAGAACTTGTTATAGATCATAGAAGTTTGTAAGCTAAAAACTTAGGAATCTAacctctgaaatcagtgaaatccagaggaacaaaaccaaacaaatcaaCAAAACTCTAGTAAGAAGCAGCCACCATCTTTTACAAATCCTTTATTTGGACTGGAAGATACATACAATCTCTCAGGGGTTAAAAAAGTTAGAGCCGGCAACAACAGCATATAAATAATGCTGTAAGTGGAGATGCTTGGCCCAAAAACACGTTGAACATATTTCAATAGTCTCTTGCTTTGATCACATAAAAATTTCTGCCCAGTCCGTATGGAATCTGCACAAAGAAATACCTTCTGTCTTTGCCCCGGTTATCTGCTTTTGTACGTAAGCTGCTTTCGATTCCAGTATATCCACAGAGGTGCAATAATGAGGCCAGCCACATAGCCAAAGGTAGCTCCGAGGGAACAGGAAATGGGCCATATCTGAGGGCAGAAAATATACAGTAAAAACAGAGAAACAAGGAAAATATTGTTTGAGCACAAGTTCAATGTAATCAAAATATTGAAAGGCAGTAcaacctttttctctttaaagctTGACGCGCTTTCCTAAAGAATGCGAAAAGTGTAACAATCATACATGTATTTATCATGAACACTAAGTGTTGTACAgttaattaatatatattaaaatgtaaccAGCCTTCTGGCTACTGCAGGCTTAGTATGATACTCACAAAACCAACTGAGAAACTTAAGCATTTGTGTTACCTGAAGTTTGGGCCAGATTTATTGATAAAGTATTCTTCAATTTTTCTGCACACCTTTTGAGATTTGTAAAatgtgcagtttaaaaaaaaaaccacacatacaCTTGTACCTTTTGCCTTCTTTCTTCCCATGGACCTTCTAAGCTGTTGGATAAGTGTGCAGAAAAGAATGAAGAATACCAAATGAGCCTACATATCAAGATGGGGGCAGGGTTTGGTTGACTACACATACCAGCATGGACTTGAAAAGCAGGCAGGGGAATTTCATAGTTCTTTCCTACTGCTAGTCAAAGGGGACGTATGGATGCTGAATGCACATTTTACACACAGTTCAGCAATCAAAAAGTAGGCCCAGTTAAATGCAGACCCCACTAGGGTTTAGTGCTTAGAAATTCATTTCATTTCCTAGTACAAGGACAGAATTGGCTCAATATGGTCAACTCGTTctcacactgcttcaggtaaTGGGGCTAGTAgtagagtggattttttttccccatacttgaacctgggggggagggagaaatcaaAAAAGCATTTAAAGTAAAGCCCTAATCTAGCCTAGGATGTGGTGGTTAGAGCATAATTACCACCCAATAACATCCCGTCAAATGAAGAGCCTCACTGTGTTGATgacaaaagataaattttaattCCTATTGCTCTTATAATGATTCTTCCATCTTTTGCCAGGACAACCCTTACTATGCCTGCTGAACAATGGTCTCCATTTTGAGGCAAGTGTACAGTGTACTGGTCTTCTCCTGTtttcaaggaggaggagaaaactgGACATCATAGGAACCATCAGTGCCTCACTTTCTATCTTTTTGTTCCAGGTCTTCCCTTGTGATTCATGAGCAGCAAAGAGTATGTTTGCTCTTTATGGTATTCATCTTCCTTCTGAAGTTAGCTTTTTCCTAGCTTTGATCCTGTCCATTACATCCTTCTGGTTTGGGGAAGCATATTTCCCTCCTATCTTCTGATCCTGGGAAGTTTAACTCGAATAAGTGCTTTGGTTCTCTGCTGTTTCACCTTCACAGTCCTTATTGTGTGCAGTTTTATAAGTATTATTTGGAGGTCTTTAGGAGTGTAGCAAAGATGACTATCTATAAATGAGGTGCCTTAGGTACTCTTTATTGACCTTGATTCACTCTCCATTCATGGCCCCTGTTTCTATTTGGTAATTTTGTTCAACAGTGTCATGCCTGCTGCCTCTTTTAAACCAAAGACTTGCTCATTTTCATTCATTAACAACGGCATTGCATCTCTTTTGTATAAAGTCTTGATGTCTTCACACAATAAGGTATTacatacatttataaatagtATAGTGTGGCCTTGGGTAAGATTATGCTTCAATTGGATCTTTACATTTCCATTATCAGGTTGAAATCAACTTCAGTAAGTTCCAGAATTTTACAGGTCATTATACGTGTTTACAAAGCAAAAATTTCTGCAATGATATAACAAATGTGTTACCTTCTGTATGAAAGTGCCTCTTGCAGTACTGCTAGAGGTAAGAAGAAACCATTTGTATTTCAGCCAAGTCAAATACCTCTCTATCCACAATGGCTTGATTAACTTGGCAGTTTTCTCTGTGTCCAATTCACTAACTCTGAGTGATCAGCGACCCTTTATTAAAAATCTTACCTACATTAGGTGAATTCAAAGTCTGTAGGTCCTCATCTGCTTTTCACAAGTACGTGTTGTTCCTGGTGGGGCTTTTGGAATCTTTCATATTTCCCCTTGTGAATCAACATCCCTCACAATCTATAGCAACTCTCTTTTTTTTGCCCTATCCATGCTCTTACTGGGTCATTCAACTGCTACTATGACTTAAGGAATTTTTGGGGATAGTTTTATCTTCTCCTGGTCAAATTGCAACCTGGTGTAAAGCTCAACATTAAAAACTCTCCTGCATTCTCAATCATTGTCCAGCACTtcataactttattttttaacatacTGCTGTCACTTTCTTCATAACTTCAAAAGCATTCTTCCTTGCTT is from Dermochelys coriacea isolate rDerCor1 chromosome 3, rDerCor1.pri.v4, whole genome shotgun sequence and encodes:
- the RHOQ gene encoding rho-related GTP-binding protein RhoQ; its protein translation is MASGSGTVLLKCVVVGDGAVGKTCLLMSYANDAFPEEYVPTVFDHYAVTVTVGGKQYLLGLYDTAGQEDYDRLRPLSYPMTDVFLICFSVVNPASFQNVKEEWVPELKEYAPNVPFLFVGTQIDLRDDPKTLARLNDMKEKPISMEQGQKLAKEIGACCYVECSALTQKGLKTVFDEAIIAILTPKKHTVKKRIGSRCINCCLIT